The proteins below are encoded in one region of Asticcacaulis excentricus CB 48:
- a CDS encoding SWIM zinc finger family protein, giving the protein MGLNFEKIETLAPDQGSLDAARKLLKITQWPTLAADGSGLIWGECQGSGATPYRVCVTEADAGYKCSCPSRKFPCKHSLALMWLRTDGKATFGPGAPPEWVRDWLSRRRGPSDTSAADPTKPTKTKASIAAAREVEDAPDPKAEARAAAARERNRQDREASIAGGLDELDIWLSDQIDTGLAGFAANAVNACRTIAQRLVDAKASGLAARLDALPARLFACSDAARPHTALEELGQLHLIAEAYRRQSLLSPELKADVRQAVGWTVTRESLLADPTAERLSGRWQVWATRAEVQPDRLRRLETWLYGSGRFAVLIDFVPVATGATASGYTVGDGFDAELVFYPSPVPLRALVVTQTSPAQPGGIIDLANGDLETAYAAYEAALSIRPWLAEYPFAFEGAEVRRAGECLYLCGGDLALPLAAAQEASAWPLLRTGPFRGLGLWDGMTFDLRWAETSLGRWTA; this is encoded by the coding sequence TTGGGTCTGAATTTCGAAAAGATTGAAACGCTTGCACCTGATCAGGGATCGCTCGACGCTGCCCGCAAACTTCTGAAAATTACGCAGTGGCCGACCCTGGCCGCCGATGGGTCCGGCCTGATCTGGGGCGAATGCCAAGGGTCTGGTGCTACGCCATACCGTGTTTGCGTGACCGAAGCCGATGCCGGCTACAAATGCTCCTGCCCCAGCCGCAAATTCCCATGCAAGCATTCGCTCGCACTTATGTGGCTGCGCACCGACGGCAAGGCGACATTCGGTCCCGGTGCGCCGCCGGAATGGGTGAGGGACTGGCTGTCGCGCCGGCGCGGCCCGTCGGATACTTCCGCAGCCGACCCTACCAAGCCCACAAAGACTAAAGCGTCAATCGCGGCGGCCAGAGAGGTCGAAGACGCGCCCGATCCGAAGGCCGAAGCCAGGGCGGCGGCGGCACGCGAACGAAACCGTCAGGACCGCGAAGCCTCAATCGCCGGCGGCCTGGATGAGCTAGACATCTGGCTAAGCGATCAAATCGATACCGGTCTGGCTGGTTTTGCTGCCAATGCCGTCAACGCCTGCCGGACGATCGCGCAAAGACTGGTGGATGCTAAGGCTTCCGGACTGGCGGCCCGGTTGGATGCGTTGCCAGCACGTTTGTTCGCCTGCTCCGATGCCGCCCGCCCACACACAGCGCTTGAAGAACTGGGACAATTGCACCTGATCGCCGAAGCCTATCGCCGTCAGAGTCTCTTATCGCCGGAATTGAAGGCCGATGTACGTCAGGCCGTCGGCTGGACAGTGACGCGCGAATCCCTGCTGGCCGATCCAACGGCGGAGCGCCTGTCGGGCCGCTGGCAGGTCTGGGCAACACGTGCCGAGGTCCAGCCGGACCGGTTGCGGCGGCTGGAAACCTGGCTTTATGGCAGTGGGCGCTTTGCTGTGCTGATCGACTTTGTGCCGGTTGCAACCGGGGCCACCGCTAGTGGTTACACGGTCGGCGATGGTTTTGACGCCGAACTTGTCTTCTATCCGTCACCTGTTCCGTTGCGCGCCCTAGTGGTCACCCAAACAAGCCCCGCGCAACCAGGCGGGATCATAGACCTTGCAAACGGCGATCTCGAAACTGCCTACGCTGCTTATGAGGCGGCCCTGTCCATCCGGCCGTGGCTAGCCGAATACCCGTTCGCTTTCGAAGGCGCCGAGGTACGCCGCGCTGGTGAGTGCCTCTATCTGTGCGGTGGAGACCTGGCCCTTCCATTGGCAGCCGCACAAGAGGCCAGCGCATGGCCCTTGCTGCGCACCGGGCCGTTCAGGGGGCTGGGACTGTGGGACGGGATGACGTTCGATCTGCGCTGGGCCGAAACCAGCCTAGGACGGTGGACGGCATGA
- a CDS encoding demethoxyubiquinone hydroxylase family protein, whose amino-acid sequence MPRPLSQDQKLIRRILRVNHAGEHGAVSIYSAQLKRLPSGANDLEAWLKETLSHENEHRLAFREAMSSRFAKPCRALSVWSVGGWFLGSITSTWGRTGIFACTAAVERTVHAHLEEQIAFLRHHDTELAALVERIQIEEISHLSYAEERLGPKSGLAASLRTVISFATEVLIALSTRGDSIRLRYRLQAAIEG is encoded by the coding sequence ATGCCGCGACCGCTATCTCAAGACCAGAAACTGATCCGACGAATTTTGCGGGTCAATCACGCAGGCGAACACGGCGCCGTTTCGATTTATTCTGCCCAGCTTAAGCGACTGCCCTCAGGCGCAAACGACTTGGAGGCCTGGCTGAAGGAAACACTGTCTCATGAGAATGAACATCGGCTGGCATTTCGGGAAGCCATGAGTTCCCGTTTTGCTAAACCCTGTCGCGCATTGTCAGTCTGGAGCGTTGGAGGCTGGTTTTTGGGCAGTATCACTTCCACGTGGGGCCGGACAGGGATTTTCGCATGTACTGCAGCGGTAGAACGAACTGTTCATGCGCACCTTGAGGAGCAAATTGCGTTTCTCCGACACCACGATACCGAACTTGCGGCTTTGGTCGAGCGCATTCAGATTGAGGAGATATCCCATCTTTCCTATGCAGAAGAGAGACTGGGGCCTAAGTCGGGGTTAGCTGCGTCGCTAAGAACAGTGATTTCATTTGCCACAGAAGTGCTCATCGCATTGTCTACGCGCGGAGACTCCATCAGACTGAGATATCGTTTGCAGGCGGCAATTGAGGGGTGA
- the prfH gene encoding peptide chain release factor H codes for MTEIILHLTSGKGPDECCWVVAQLSRAFTREALKDGVACEVINSGEELPASLLMSVTGDQAQAFVSARVGTIQWIGDSPFRPRHKRRNWFVGVNIAPSPDAMPDLRDEDIVFQTMRASGPGGQHVNKTDSAVRATHRSTGLVVTAQEQRSQHANRKLARQKLAVLLDEQRQKASDSARQVQWSAHQNLERGKSVRTYTGPLFSLKSSC; via the coding sequence ATGACTGAGATCATTCTCCATTTGACCTCCGGCAAAGGTCCGGACGAATGCTGCTGGGTGGTCGCGCAACTCTCCAGAGCCTTTACCAGGGAGGCTCTGAAGGACGGGGTCGCATGCGAAGTCATCAACTCTGGAGAGGAACTGCCCGCATCGCTTCTAATGAGCGTGACGGGCGATCAAGCTCAGGCCTTTGTCTCCGCCCGGGTGGGGACTATTCAATGGATAGGCGATAGCCCATTCAGACCCCGTCACAAACGCCGGAACTGGTTTGTTGGTGTAAATATCGCGCCATCTCCCGACGCCATGCCCGATCTCAGGGATGAAGATATTGTGTTTCAGACCATGAGAGCGAGCGGGCCCGGAGGGCAGCATGTCAACAAGACCGACAGTGCTGTTCGAGCCACTCACAGATCGACGGGCCTCGTTGTGACCGCCCAAGAACAACGGTCTCAACATGCAAACCGTAAACTTGCCAGGCAAAAGCTGGCTGTTTTGTTGGATGAGCAACGCCAAAAGGCCAGTGACAGTGCCCGCCAGGTGCAGTGGTCGGCTCACCAGAACCTAGAGCGAGGGAAGTCTGTGAGAACCTACACCGGCCCACTCTTTAGCCTAAAGAGCTCCTGCTAA
- a CDS encoding RNA ligase RtcB family protein, with translation MNKCCETSLIGRDLSRFDPMAIDQLDATARLEGMGKVVGLPDLHAGNGIAVGAAFWSPDRIWPHLVGSDIGCGMALWETSLPVRKFRVSQVDRRLQGLDDPWGGAMEAALSAAGLPANLASPSLGTIGGGNHFVEFQRIEDVLDTDRFAALNVKADRVWMMVHSGSRGLGQAILNEQLARTGKSGLMASEPEAKAYLLEHDQAVAWAVLNRRIIAQRFMDAIGVSGSGILDIVHNSVTPYDSGWLHRKGAAPADCGLVVIPGSRGDFSYLVEPVPDFAHKSLVSLAHGAGRKWSRNDAHARLSRRYKAADLQRTKLASHVICEDRRLIFEEAPEAYKDIAGIIADLEAAGLIRAIARLRPLLSYKTRRHD, from the coding sequence ATGAATAAATGCTGTGAAACATCGCTCATTGGCCGCGACCTCAGCCGGTTTGACCCGATGGCAATCGATCAATTGGACGCCACCGCACGCCTGGAAGGCATGGGTAAGGTTGTCGGCTTGCCTGATCTGCATGCTGGCAACGGTATTGCCGTGGGGGCCGCCTTCTGGTCACCCGACCGGATCTGGCCCCACCTCGTGGGAAGCGACATTGGTTGTGGCATGGCGCTGTGGGAAACAAGCCTTCCCGTTCGCAAATTCCGTGTGAGCCAAGTGGATCGTCGTCTTCAGGGGCTCGATGACCCCTGGGGAGGTGCGATGGAGGCGGCCCTTAGTGCCGCTGGCCTTCCCGCCAATCTGGCTAGCCCATCTCTTGGAACCATCGGTGGCGGCAATCACTTCGTCGAGTTTCAACGGATCGAAGACGTTCTGGATACGGATCGCTTTGCGGCACTTAACGTCAAGGCGGACCGGGTCTGGATGATGGTCCATAGCGGGTCGCGTGGACTGGGTCAGGCTATTCTGAATGAACAGTTAGCGCGAACTGGTAAGTCTGGACTCATGGCGTCTGAGCCCGAAGCGAAGGCATACCTTTTGGAGCACGATCAGGCTGTTGCGTGGGCCGTCCTCAATCGGCGAATAATCGCGCAGCGGTTTATGGACGCCATCGGCGTATCGGGATCTGGCATCCTGGATATCGTCCATAATAGCGTTACCCCTTATGACAGTGGTTGGTTGCACCGTAAGGGTGCCGCACCCGCAGACTGTGGGTTAGTCGTCATCCCAGGATCGCGAGGGGATTTCAGCTATCTGGTCGAACCCGTACCCGATTTTGCCCACAAATCCCTCGTGTCTCTTGCGCATGGCGCGGGCCGAAAGTGGAGCCGAAATGACGCGCATGCGCGTCTTTCACGGCGATACAAGGCGGCGGACTTGCAACGTACTAAACTTGCAAGCCATGTCATCTGCGAAGACCGCCGTTTGATATTCGAGGAGGCCCCGGAGGCTTACAAAGATATCGCAGGCATTATCGCAGACCTTGAGGCCGCAGGACTGATACGGGCTATCGCACGGCTACGGCCTCTCCTGAGCTATAAGACGAGGCGCCATGACTGA